Proteins encoded within one genomic window of Plasmodium cynomolgi strain B DNA, chromosome 11, whole genome shotgun sequence:
- a CDS encoding hypothetical protein (putative), giving the protein MKLGVRSCVQSLFEPKADLSLCVNKSIKLFVKEPPPPPADSTDKTGGADKTDTDAADSANGASEANLTGAKNERRESQSLLSENLALLNGYAYFNRIGSNINLLHTELHGMKKDFLFQNKQTKKNIKKLKVVRKENKIYHKLLQEIKKDRRRKETYEHLCTEIQTLDEVSYLNKKQEMEKRDIEGLQQKMKDIEKTIRMNEENIQRTIRQISDIVSMNLQP; this is encoded by the exons atgaagctcGGAGTGC GGTCATGCGTGCAAAGCCTGTTCGAGCCCAAGGCGGACCTCTCCCTCTGTGTGAACAAGTCAATCAAGCTGTTCGTGAAGGAACCCCCCCCACCGCCTGCGGATTCGACGGACAAGACAGGCGGGGCAGACAAGACAGACACAGACGCGGCGGATTCGGCAAACGGGGCAAGCGAGGCCAACCTAACTGGCGCAAAGAACGAGCGTAGAGAAAGCCAAAGCCTGCTGAGCGAAAACCTCGCTCTCCTAAACGGGTACGCCTACTTCAACCGAATAGGAAGCAACATAAATTTACTGCACACAGAACTGCATGGCATGAAGAAAgacttcctttttcaaaacaaacaaacaaaaaaaaatataaaaaaactgaaggttgtgaggaaagaaaataaaatctacCACAAACTATtgcaagaaataaaaaaggatcgaaggaggaaagaaaCTTATGAACATTTATGTACAGAAATTCAGACATTAGATGAAGTAAGTTACCTTaacaaaaaacaagaaatggagaaaagggaCATTGAAGGCTtgcagcaaaaaatgaaggacatTGAAAAGACCATTCGGATGAATGAGGAGAATATTCAACGGACTATTCGACAGATTAGCGACATCGTCTCGATGAATTTGCAACCCTGA
- a CDS encoding hypothetical protein (putative), which translates to MNNHSVYNKFNSTLSVFNNNSNLNSSIYISGDKKSKSRTSLNALSFYKSSASVYVKKVDKTDKKENVKTLIRYLGWKNYSGSISPNLFKNPSMTDLINIWNFIFKHVDPQIEVNKDNYGEVVLSFYKDIGYPYTISKSTLVAPTTGLQYNTHLSALAWLCQLLIFEAECFNDINEEKDMNCSYDFNEDGEIKMEDFILQSYKSYINKEEKNANDVLNAKLDKEIARLENDVSVKSEEIVEKKKKIEEIKNHMKENEELIKRNKVLCEENKKIKLLYTNSLEETKKLEKEIEMCKKANQEEKVKTEKIVEQINKVKEVLQKQTLNKAQFLQMNEDIEKNKEKIEQIKNEIKSLNNEHPTLSDKLNNRNSDLKKLAKSVNDKLSEILQNLNLYRNVSPSEWNKINNVSINIDSFTVDNMLNMNWKDTKSDVKSFIEADQEEMKNSLRLIEDYEKRIKVLEDEIDDLKEDIQDSEARVKKLNDDTDKFVTASSDKFSRIVAQNEKMLNEAKEKSEKANEMLKEVIAEKEEKENEFSKIKTDNEKVFREKLATLQQACALLVELKSYSKNYASIVLDEKKRELELYKELHKSVVE; encoded by the exons atgaacaaccACTCGGTGTACAACAAATTCAACTCCACGCTGTCCGTGTtcaacaacaacagcaacCTGAACAGCAGCATATACATTTCGGGGGACAAGAAATCAAAATCGAGGACGTCGCTGAACGCGCTGTCATTTTACAAGTCCAGCGCATCTGTGTATGTAAAGAAAGTAGACAAAACTgacaagaaggaaaatgtgaaaacgCTGATACGATACTTGGGGTGGAAAAATTACAGCGGGAGTATATCCcccaatttgtttaaaaatccAAGCATGACCGatttgataaatatatggAATTTTATCTTTAAGCATGTCGACCCGCAAATCGAAGTGAATAAGGATAACTATGGAGAAGTGGTTTTGAGCTTTTATAAAGATATTGGGTATCCATATACCATTTCGAAATCCACGCTGGTGGCCCCGACCACTGGCTTACAGTATAATACGCACTTGTCTGCCCTAGCATGGCTTTGCCAGCTTTTGATATTCGAAGCTGAATGTTTCAATGAtataaatgaggaaaaagatatgaactgttcatacgATTTTAACGAAgatggagaaataaaaatggaggacTTTATCCTACAAAGTTACAAGTCTTACATTaacaaggaagaaaaaaatgcaaacgaTGTGTTGAATGCAAAACTGGACAAAGAGATTGCCAGGTTGGAAAATGATGTAAGTGTGAAAAGTGAAGAgattgttgaaaaaaaaaaaaaaattgaagaaataaaaaatcacatGAAGGAAAATGAGGAACTAATTAAGCGAAATAAAGTCCtgtgtgaagaaaataaaaaaataaaactccTCTACACCAACAGCTTGGAGGAAACCAAGAAGCTAGAAAAGGAAATCGAAATGTGTAAGAAGGCTAATCAGGAAGAAAAGGTAAAGACGGAAAAAATTGTCGAGCAAATTAACAAAGTAAAGGaagttttgcaaaaacaaaCACTCAACAAGGCACAGTTCCTGCAAATGAATGAAGACATCGAaaaaaacaaggaaaaaattgaacaaataaaaaacgaaattaaaagcTTGAACAATGAACACCCCACTTTGAGcgataaattaaataataggAACAGTGACTTAAAGAAGCTAGCCAAAAGTGTAAATGACAAACTGTCGGAAATTTTGCAGAACTTAAATTTGTATAGAAATGTCTCTCCATCTgaatggaacaaaataaataacgtgAGCATTAACATCGACTCGTTTACCGTGGACAATATGCTGAACATGAATTGGAAGGACACCAAGAGTGACGTCAAGTCCTTCATTGAGGCGGACCAGGAGGAGATGAAGAACTCCCTGCGCCTCATTGAGGATTACGAGAAGAGAATTAAAGTGCTGGAGGACGAGATCGACGACTTGAAGGAGGACATCCAGGACAGCGAGGCCCGCGTCAAGAAGCTCAACGACGACACGGATAAGTTCGTCACGGCTTCATCGGACAAGTTCAGCCGGATCGTCGCGCAGAACGAG AAAATGCTGAACGAAGCCAAGGAGAAGAGT GAGAAGGCAAACGAAATGCTCAAAGAAGTCATTgcggagaaggaggagaaggaaaacgaGTTTAGCAAAATAAAGACGGATAACGAAAAGGTGTTCAGGGAGAAACTAGCAACCCTGCAGCAG GCATGCGCCCTCCTGGTGGAACTAAAAAGCTACAGCAAGAATTACGCATCCAT CGTGctagacgaaaaaaaacgagagcTGGAGTTGTACAAGGAGCTCCACAAGAGTGTAGTCGAGTAG
- a CDS encoding hypothetical protein (putative) codes for MSYGWLTESTLFGKKEKVIELGKDKLFKESKDNKKSENSIDQLNGIVNSYLQNVKESKKNQLGRKKLSYEEKLYSAKNDGVEKRNKQDRKDTSVKKQINKVKKYEELQKGGRNDPKCLVNFESKKQMESELEEIRKLKAQRNGQKYAQS; via the exons atgtcctaTGGCTGGCTAACTGAAAGTACGTTATtcgggaaaaaagaaaaagtcaTTGAACTAGGCAAGGACAAGTTATTCAAAGAAAGTAAAGATAATAAGAAAAGCGAAAACAGCATCGATCAGCTAAACGGAATTGTTAACTCGTACCTCCAAAATGtaaaggaaagcaaaaagaatCAATTAGGGAGGAAAAAG CTGAgttatgaagaaaaactgTACAGTGCCAAAAATGACGGCGTGGAAAAGCGCAACAAACAAGACAGGAAAGACACCTCAGtgaagaagcaaataaataaggtgaaaaaatatgaagagcTGCAGAAAGGGGGGCGCAACGACCCCAAGTGCTTAGTCAATTTCGAATCCAAGAAGCAAATGGAAAGTGAACTGGAAGAAATTCGAAAACTGAAGGCGCAGAGGAATGGCCAAAAGTATGCACAAAGCTGA
- a CDS encoding Pyridoxal kinase (putative) has product MNPSANREHIISIQSHVLDGFCGNNIASFVLRRRGHAPKIFNTVQYYSKYKHLGVEMKQEEMKIILGALKEDLAAAGDYLWICDPVMGDNGKLYVDKDVVLAYKECIPFVDIMTPNQFELELLCDRKIKNESDVITCVRFLLNRGVKLIVVTSVQYLFDKDHLYLYVAYQNSQGELVAYKYKIFRFDFDVCGSGDLFAALLLSFLIRHRGNVLLIVSKVLNIVHNVIKNSLSSGELDIIENQDIIASDGLCGSFIKAEPVCATHPTT; this is encoded by the exons ATGAATCCCAGCGCGAATAGGGAACATATCATTTCCATTCAGTCCCATGTTCTTGATGGGTTTTGCGGAAACAACATCGCTTCCTTCGTGTtgaggaggagggggcaCGCCCCCAAAATCTTCAACACGGTTCAGTACTACTCCAAGTACAAGCACTTGGGGGTTGAGATGAAGCAAGAGGAAATGAAAATCATTTTGGGCGCACTGAAGGAGGACTTAGCCGCCGCGGGGG ATTACCTTTGGATTTGCGACCCAGTAATGGGAGACAACGGCAAGCTATACGTCGATAAGGATGTCGTTTTAGCATACAAAGAGTGCATTCCCTTTGTCGATATCATGACCCCGAATCAGTTCGAGTTAGAGTTACTATGTGacaggaaaataaaaaatgagagcgATGTAATCACATGTGTCCGTTTTTTACTAAACAGAGGAGTCAAATTAATCGTCGTAACCTCTGTTCAGTATTTGTTCGATAAGGATCACCTCTATCTATATGTTGCCTACCAAAACAGCCAAGGAGAGCTAGTCGCCTATaagtataaaatattcagGTTCGATTTTGACGTGTGTGGCTCTGGTGATTTGTTCGCAGCCCTGCTACTCTCCTTCCTCATTAGGCACCGCGGAAATGTCCTGCTGATTGTTTCGAAGGTTTTGAACATCGTACAC AATGTGATAAAGAACAGCCTAAGCTCAGGGGAACTGGACATAATAG AGAACCAAGATATAATCGCCAGCGACGGGCTTTGTGGCAGCTTCATTAAGGCGGAGCCCGTTTGTGCAACCCATCCCACAACCTAA
- a CDS encoding hypothetical protein (putative), giving the protein MDPLQGDEFEERCDILLRKTDMKNLLIPRKESGTGVEINFAEDGKKYERRFKRARVRVRVRRHGKDVSMCCFSVGRTATKLGEFLSSDTFGKVKNQSDTSSEVDNKMNHSFHRYYHLMQNHRKIIPLGDPPLRDGKLSQFDDSQQKGKKKAAAFKGLLDQHLEEKLVNPHKEKKKKQKWRHDSPKGGKLSTIADCLATQVKNYANCTYLLGRKKCYNCFMATQGGNTEEDIPSKGVSINDYGFYSKKGKYHDNEDTCSHASFSSYEIQKEVEHVIHLMGSRKMKFSLFDEVLKMFCKRSLILRNRDDSPRETKLGRHRNELYPPSKRSNGGTCKVYLKPVLPLYHLEGGNPSIGPHHYDMICRYFYEERSRDNKEGNRITQKRERKKNMHKDTHDVEKGNKKLQLECLTQWREKAHMLDDQGEEFYQTHNPNLRFSHYYKFFCKTNITT; this is encoded by the exons ATGGATCCCCTCCAGGGTGACGAATTTGAGGAGCGATGTGACATCTTACTGAGGAAGACggatatgaaaaatttgctcATCCCGAGAAAAGAAAGCGGGACAGGTGTAGAGATAAACTTTGCAGAAGATGGGAAGAAATATGAACGGAGATTTAAACGAGCtagggttagggttagggttaggAGACATGGGAAGGATGTATCCATGTGCTGCTTCTCAGTAGGAAGGACAGCAACCAAGTTGGGCGAATTCCTTTCGAGTGATACGTTCGGAAAGGTGAAGAATCAAAGTGACACATCCTCAGAGGTGGACAATAAAATGAACCATTCCTTTCACAGGTATTACCATTTGATGCAAAATCATAGGAAGATAATTCCCTTGGGTGACCCCCCATTAAGGGATGGAAAGCTGTCCCAATTTGACGACTCCCaacagaaggggaagaaaaaagctgCTGCGTTTAAGGGTCTCCTTGATCAGCATTTAGAAGAGAAACTGGTGAATCCccataaggaaaaaaaaaaaaagcaaaagtggAGACATGACTCCCCCAAAGGGGGCAAACTCTCCACAATCGCTGATTGCCTAGCAACTCAGGTGAAAAACTATGCCAATTGTACCTACCTgttggggagaaaaaaatgttacaacTGTTTTATGGCCACCCAGGGGGGAAACACAGAGGAGGATATTCCATCCAAGGGTGTCTCCATaaatga TTACGGATTTTACAGCAAGAAGGGAAAGTACCATGATAATGAGGATACATGTTCGCATGCCTCATTCAGTTCTTATGAAATACAAAAGGAGGTAGAGCATGTGATCCATCTCATGGGAagcagaaaaatgaaatttagTCTCTTCGATgaggttttaaaaatgttttgcaaGCGTTCGTTGATTCTTCGCAATAGGGATGACTCTCCTCGGGAGACTAAACTCGGTAGACATAGAAACGAATTGTATCCTCCTTCAAAACGTTCAAATGGAGGCACTTGTAAGGTTTACTTAAAACCCGTGCTGCCATTGTATCACCTGGAGGGGGGAAACCCATCGATTGGCCCTCACCACTACGACATGATCTGCAggtatttttatgaagaaagGAGCAGAGACAACAAAGAGGGGAACAgaattacacaaaaaagagagagaaaaaaaaatatgcataaggACACACATGATgtggaaaaggggaacaaaaaattacagTTAGAATGCTTAACCCAGTGGAGAGAGAAAGCCCACATGTTAGATGACCAGGGAGAGGAATTCTACCAAACACACAACCCTAATTTGCGATTCTCTCATTACTATAAGTTCTTCTGTAag ACGAATATAACTACGTGA